A genomic stretch from Hemicordylus capensis ecotype Gifberg chromosome 1, rHemCap1.1.pri, whole genome shotgun sequence includes:
- the LOC128353014 gene encoding two pore calcium channel protein 1-like isoform X3, which translates to MQAATYFFIFIDLALALFEEPAVYPLPFLVTSLAEVFCLLVFFGRLVHFAKVTPRDVFWKDTKNICIMITILLTLVDLIIYGALRISSIRSVRWSRPMRPIFLINFAESRQIRRAFRSIRNTLPEITYVFLLFMFSVLMFSLMALKLFGNRNLKTVEGLPYFTNYLEIVFGMYVLVTTANSPDVMMPAYDFSWWYCLFFITYVIINTYIFMSVFLAVVYNNYRKHLKNEIRKLAYMKRRKMIEAFNLLKVKEEAEFVVKDDQWKHLVKMVAPNISTSHRELLLRISDEEQRGYVDKKSFVRLPDLLNIQVITMKLRRHPLESWLPQLYNSAPSLFLRSAVQHKGFVWVYDMIILINAVFIALDEKNPFISYAEWVFLCLYIVEILLKVYTYEPRTFFAKNQFWNWFDTSIIIAALIATIINTTLKSVTVYNSQQVLDIVFILRVLRLIRIIDSIQRFRVIMNTLINIMPTMLTFGGLALVVYYIFSIVGMEIFQGKVQFFTENSTTQHASYCGNPALKESLFARAKYCKNNFNNLASSFIVLMELTVVNQWHVLADGFALVTHQAAKLYFIIFHIIVVIMIINIFVAFILEAFFVEYSLEKSEVETAIEKKIQDLGVGIQEDELLDSKLIDNMETSENDLGGEDGTATMDKPKGLMFKIASKRYRTVDALLQRMFEAEIPPEEEGPSLDEILNLSPDDTYPKNPTFDSAA; encoded by the exons GTTACCTCACTGGCTGAGGTCTTCTGCCTTTTGGTGTTCTTCGGAAGACTCGTCCACTTTGCAAAAGTGACACCTCGCGATGTGTTCTGGAAGGATACCAAGAACATCTGCATCATGATAACGATACTG CTGACTTTGGTTGACTTGATTATCTACGGAGCTCTTAGAATATCGAGTATCCGCAGTGTCAGGTGGTCGAGACCCATGCGGCCCATCTTCTTAATAAACTTTGCAGAAAGTCGTCAG ATCCGACGAGCATTCCGTAGCATACGGAACACTTTGCCTGAGATCACCTATGTATTCCTACTGTTCATGTTCAGTGTCTTGATGTTTTCCCTCATGGCCTTGAAGCTGTTTGGGAACAG GAATCTAAAGACTGTGGAAGGTTTGCCATATTTCACAAATTACCTTGAAATCGTATTTGGTATGTACGTGTTGGTAACCACGGCAAATAGCCCCGATGTCAT GATGCCAGCTTATGACTTCAGTTGGTGGTACTGCCTGTTCTTCATAACCTATGTCATAATCAACACCTACATCTTCATGTCTGTCTTCTTGGCTGTTGTGTACAACAATTACCGAAAACACTTAAAG AACGAGATCCGCAAACTTGCTTACATGAAGCGGCGCAAGATGATAGAAGCCTTCAACCTCCTGAAAGTCAAAGAAGAAGCAGAATTTGTTGTCAAAGACGACCAGTGGAAGCATCTCGTAAAAATGGTGGCACCCAATATCAGCACATCCCATCGAGAGCTCCTGCTAAGGATATCTGACGAAGAGCAGAGAGGTTATGTGG ACAAGAAGTCTTTTGTCCGCCTGCCTGACCTCCTGAATATACAGGTGATTACTATGAAGCTCCGCCGCCATCCCCTGGAGAGCTGGCTCCCGCAGTTGTACAACTCTGCTCCCAGCTTGTTCCTCCGTAGTGCGGTTCAGCACAA GGGATTTGTTTGGGTATACGATATGATCATACTAATCAATGCCGTCTTCATTGCGCTGGATGAGAAAAATCCATTTATTTCCTATGCAGAATGGGTGTTTCTCTGTCTGTATATAGTTGAGATCCTCCTGAAAGTGTACACCTATGAACCCAGGACCTTTTTTGCAAAGAACCAGTTCTGGAATTG GTTTGATACTTCTATCATTATTGCTGCTTTAATAGCAACGATAATCAACACTACACTTAaatcag TAACTGTGTATAACAGCCAGCAAGTACTGGACATTGTGTTTATCCTGAGAGTCCTTAGGCTGATAAGAATTATTGACAGTATACAAAG GTTCCGTGTCATCATGAATACACTAATAAACATCATGCCTACAATGCTAACATTCGGCGGGTTGGCTTTG GTGGTATACTACATATTTTCCATAGTGGGGATGGAAATCTTTCAAGGGAAGGTCCAGTTCTTTACTGAAAACAGCACCACGCAACATGCCTCATACTGTGGAAACCCTGCCCTGAAAGAGTCTCTGTTTGCCCGGGCCAAATATTGCAAGAACAACTTTAATAATCTTGCATCGTCTTTCATCGTCTTAATGGAATTGACTGTTGTCAACCAGTGGCATG TCCTTGCTGATGGATTTGCCCTTGTGACTCACCAGGCTGCAAAGCTGTATTTCATCATCTTTCACATCATCGTGGTGATCATGATTATTAA CATCTTTGTAGCTTTCATTCTCGAAGCATTCTTTGTGGAGTACTCTCTTGAAAAGAGTGAAGTGGAAACTGCCATCGAGAAGAAAATCCAAGACCTTGGTGTAGGGATCCAGGA ggatgaACTACTCGATAGTAAATTGATAGACAACATGGAAACCAGTGAGAACGACCTTGGAGGTGAAGATGGAACAGCAACAATGGACAAACCTAAAGGCCTGATGTTCAAAATTGCTTCTAAAA GATACAGAACAGTTGATGCCTTGCTTCAGCGTATGTTTGAGGCAGAGATACCTCCAGAAGAAGAGGGCCCTTCACTGGATGAAATATTAAACCTCTCCCCAGACGACACATACCCCAAGAACCCtacctttgacagtgctgcataA
- the LOC128353014 gene encoding two pore calcium channel protein 1-like isoform X2, producing the protein MELAATHPIGLLLAAAYVYDAQYNRNIPFETSPQAVRLYYLYNHWTMQAATYFFIFIDLALALFEEPAVYPLPFLVTSLAEVFCLLVFFGRLVHFAKVTPRDVFWKDTKNICIMITILLTLVDLIIYGALRISSIRSVRWSRPMRPIFLINFAESRQIRRAFRSIRNTLPEITYVFLLFMFSVLMFSLMALKLFGNRNLKTVEGLPYFTNYLEIVFGMYVLVTTANSPDVMMPAYDFSWWYCLFFITYVIINTYIFMSVFLAVVYNNYRKHLKNEIRKLAYMKRRKMIEAFNLLKVKEEAEFVVKDDQWKHLVKMVAPNISTSHRELLLRISDEEQRGYVDKKSFVRLPDLLNIQVITMKLRRHPLESWLPQLYNSAPSLFLRSAVQHKGFVWVYDMIILINAVFIALDEKNPFISYAEWVFLCLYIVEILLKVYTYEPRTFFAKNQFWNWFDTSIIIAALIATIINTTLKSVTVYNSQQVLDIVFILRVLRLIRIIDSIQRFRVIMNTLINIMPTMLTFGGLALVVYYIFSIVGMEIFQGKVQFFTENSTTQHASYCGNPALKESLFARAKYCKNNFNNLASSFIVLMELTVVNQWHVLADGFALVTHQAAKLYFIIFHIIVVIMIINIFVAFILEAFFVEYSLEKSEVETAIEKKIQDLGVGIQEDELLDSKLIDNMETSENDLGGEDGTATMDKPKGLMFKIASKRYRTVDALLQRMFEAEIPPEEEGPSLDEILNLSPDDTYPKNPTFDSAA; encoded by the exons GTTACCTCACTGGCTGAGGTCTTCTGCCTTTTGGTGTTCTTCGGAAGACTCGTCCACTTTGCAAAAGTGACACCTCGCGATGTGTTCTGGAAGGATACCAAGAACATCTGCATCATGATAACGATACTG CTGACTTTGGTTGACTTGATTATCTACGGAGCTCTTAGAATATCGAGTATCCGCAGTGTCAGGTGGTCGAGACCCATGCGGCCCATCTTCTTAATAAACTTTGCAGAAAGTCGTCAG ATCCGACGAGCATTCCGTAGCATACGGAACACTTTGCCTGAGATCACCTATGTATTCCTACTGTTCATGTTCAGTGTCTTGATGTTTTCCCTCATGGCCTTGAAGCTGTTTGGGAACAG GAATCTAAAGACTGTGGAAGGTTTGCCATATTTCACAAATTACCTTGAAATCGTATTTGGTATGTACGTGTTGGTAACCACGGCAAATAGCCCCGATGTCAT GATGCCAGCTTATGACTTCAGTTGGTGGTACTGCCTGTTCTTCATAACCTATGTCATAATCAACACCTACATCTTCATGTCTGTCTTCTTGGCTGTTGTGTACAACAATTACCGAAAACACTTAAAG AACGAGATCCGCAAACTTGCTTACATGAAGCGGCGCAAGATGATAGAAGCCTTCAACCTCCTGAAAGTCAAAGAAGAAGCAGAATTTGTTGTCAAAGACGACCAGTGGAAGCATCTCGTAAAAATGGTGGCACCCAATATCAGCACATCCCATCGAGAGCTCCTGCTAAGGATATCTGACGAAGAGCAGAGAGGTTATGTGG ACAAGAAGTCTTTTGTCCGCCTGCCTGACCTCCTGAATATACAGGTGATTACTATGAAGCTCCGCCGCCATCCCCTGGAGAGCTGGCTCCCGCAGTTGTACAACTCTGCTCCCAGCTTGTTCCTCCGTAGTGCGGTTCAGCACAA GGGATTTGTTTGGGTATACGATATGATCATACTAATCAATGCCGTCTTCATTGCGCTGGATGAGAAAAATCCATTTATTTCCTATGCAGAATGGGTGTTTCTCTGTCTGTATATAGTTGAGATCCTCCTGAAAGTGTACACCTATGAACCCAGGACCTTTTTTGCAAAGAACCAGTTCTGGAATTG GTTTGATACTTCTATCATTATTGCTGCTTTAATAGCAACGATAATCAACACTACACTTAaatcag TAACTGTGTATAACAGCCAGCAAGTACTGGACATTGTGTTTATCCTGAGAGTCCTTAGGCTGATAAGAATTATTGACAGTATACAAAG GTTCCGTGTCATCATGAATACACTAATAAACATCATGCCTACAATGCTAACATTCGGCGGGTTGGCTTTG GTGGTATACTACATATTTTCCATAGTGGGGATGGAAATCTTTCAAGGGAAGGTCCAGTTCTTTACTGAAAACAGCACCACGCAACATGCCTCATACTGTGGAAACCCTGCCCTGAAAGAGTCTCTGTTTGCCCGGGCCAAATATTGCAAGAACAACTTTAATAATCTTGCATCGTCTTTCATCGTCTTAATGGAATTGACTGTTGTCAACCAGTGGCATG TCCTTGCTGATGGATTTGCCCTTGTGACTCACCAGGCTGCAAAGCTGTATTTCATCATCTTTCACATCATCGTGGTGATCATGATTATTAA CATCTTTGTAGCTTTCATTCTCGAAGCATTCTTTGTGGAGTACTCTCTTGAAAAGAGTGAAGTGGAAACTGCCATCGAGAAGAAAATCCAAGACCTTGGTGTAGGGATCCAGGA ggatgaACTACTCGATAGTAAATTGATAGACAACATGGAAACCAGTGAGAACGACCTTGGAGGTGAAGATGGAACAGCAACAATGGACAAACCTAAAGGCCTGATGTTCAAAATTGCTTCTAAAA GATACAGAACAGTTGATGCCTTGCTTCAGCGTATGTTTGAGGCAGAGATACCTCCAGAAGAAGAGGGCCCTTCACTGGATGAAATATTAAACCTCTCCCCAGACGACACATACCCCAAGAACCCtacctttgacagtgctgcataA